The genome window CGACAGCCGAGCAACAGTACCCGAGCATACGGGCAATAGCGCCCACGCGCCATCTCCACGATCTCGCTAGCTAATATCCACTAACACTCCGATAAAAATACCCCAGCACTAGCGAAGGAGAGCTCTCAGTGGGCGCAAAGCGCCAAGCTGAGAACTCTCCTGAGAAGTGCGAAAGATTGCAAAGAAAAAATGAGGACAAAATACGGAAAAAAAGGAATAATTAAGAAATAATAAATTATAAGCCAAATAAAAGACATAAAAGGAGAAAATAAAGACTAATAGAGAAATAATTATTATTTTTATGGAAAAACAAGACATTTTTTATCTAAAAATAGCCAAATAAAGCGTTGCATTGCTTTTTTCACAGGCGTATATATCTGTGGAAAAAGATGGATACTCAAATAACGAAATCGCCGAAACTGCGCCACAAAAGCCCGAACGCACCAGCCTACAATTTACAAGAGTGTCAGGATGATGCACGTCGGATATTTCGAGCAGAAGGGCAGGCCCCATTAAGTCGGGAATCCATAGCCGACCATTTGGCTTTAGCCCCGCAGTCTGGCCCCTTTAATCGGAAGCTCAGCAGCCTGAGACAATATGGTTTGCTTGACCCAACAGGGAAAGAGTTCCGAATCAGCGAATTATTTCTTCGCATTGATCAAACATTCGATGAACAAGAACGGCGCCGAGCATTGAGAGAGTCTCTCGCCAGGCCAGCAGTGTTTCAAGCTTTGCTCGCTCATTACGAAAATAGCGGCCTACCATCCGAGATAAACCTTACCAATCAATTGTTATTGAAATATCGATTTACTAAAAAAAACGCCGAGACCGTCTCGCGGTCTTTTCTAGAATCTTGTCGTCTTGCTGGCCTTATGCAAGGACGTTCTTCGTTTGCCAACTATCCTCCTCCCACTCTGCCTCCCCCACCATCACCTCTTGAACTAGCCACCCCTTTTCTAGAACCAAAACCGCCCTCTTTCGCCATGAGCGAGAGAGCTCCTTCTCTCTGCCGTCAAGAAATCCCTCTAGGAATAGGAAGACGCGCTATCCTCGAACTTCCAGAAGATCTCACGAGCGAGGAAGCGTCAAAGCTCATAAGGATTCTTCAAGCCTTTGCCCACCCATTGTAAGCTACAAAAGCTCTTCTCTTTACTATTCATGAAATGATTCGGTACCAGACCAGAGAGACGGCGAGAAAATTTTCGAACCCAACGCAAAATTCCCGAGGCAGGTTGAATCTCTAATTCCGATCCTATCTGGAAGTGTCTCGGCAATTGCCTACTTGACGCCCCCAGAAGATTTTTGCATCCTAAATTCTAGAAAAATGCATCACCTTACTCGTCTAGTCGAATTTGAGTCTTCGCATCGGTACTGGAATCCTGCCTTCTCCGAGGAAGAGAATTCTCGTTTTTTCGGTAAATGTGTCAGTCCCTTCGGACACGGCCACAACTACAAGTTGCGAGTGACGCTCACTGGGACCATCGATCCCCTCACCGGGATGGTCATCAACATAAAAGAACTCGACCGTATCCTGAGAGAGGTGAGTAGCGAATTCGATCATAAATTTATCAATCTAGATCACCCAATATTTAAGGACCGAATCCCTACCACAGAAAACTTAGCGCTGTATATCTATGGTCGCCTAAATGAATGGCTTCAGCTTCATTTTTCCTCTTATCACCTCGCTTTGGTCAGACTCTATGAAGATCCAACACTCTGGGCGGATATCCCCTGCCGAGGAGGAAAATCTATGGTGACCCTGACGAAAACCTTTGGTTTCAGTGCGGCCCACCGCTTGCACAGTGCCAACCTCTCGGACGAAGAAAACAGAACAGTTTTCGGAAAATGCAACAACCGTCATGGCCATGGACACAACTACGAACTCGAAGTGACAGTCCAGGGAAAAATTGACCCTCACACCGGCATGATCATGGATCTCGGAGAACTCATGCAGACGGTCCAGGAAACAATCATAGACCGCTTCGATCATAAACACCTGAATGAGGACACGGCAGAATTCCGCGCCGTCAATCCAACCGGAGAAAACATCGTGCAGGTTATCTGGCATCTGCTCCAGCCAAGATTAGGCAACCGGCTGGTCCGATTAGGCTTGTGGGAAACCCCTAAGAGTCTTTTTGAATATCATGGGGCGTAAGCATGACACCGTCTAGCTTGCAAGGGA of Deltaproteobacteria bacterium contains these proteins:
- a CDS encoding winged helix-turn-helix domain-containing protein, with amino-acid sequence MDTQITKSPKLRHKSPNAPAYNLQECQDDARRIFRAEGQAPLSRESIADHLALAPQSGPFNRKLSSLRQYGLLDPTGKEFRISELFLRIDQTFDEQERRRALRESLARPAVFQALLAHYENSGLPSEINLTNQLLLKYRFTKKNAETVSRSFLESCRLAGLMQGRSSFANYPPPTLPPPPSPLELATPFLEPKPPSFAMSERAPSLCRQEIPLGIGRRAILELPEDLTSEEASKLIRILQAFAHPL
- a CDS encoding 6-carboxytetrahydropterin synthase produces the protein MHHLTRLVEFESSHRYWNPAFSEEENSRFFGKCVSPFGHGHNYKLRVTLTGTIDPLTGMVINIKELDRILREVSSEFDHKFINLDHPIFKDRIPTTENLALYIYGRLNEWLQLHFSSYHLALVRLYEDPTLWADIPCRGGKSMVTLTKTFGFSAAHRLHSANLSDEENRTVFGKCNNRHGHGHNYELEVTVQGKIDPHTGMIMDLGELMQTVQETIIDRFDHKHLNEDTAEFRAVNPTGENIVQVIWHLLQPRLGNRLVRLGLWETPKSLFEYHGA